In Microbacterium galbinum, a single window of DNA contains:
- a CDS encoding helix-turn-helix transcriptional regulator codes for MAARIPAEERLTNLVVALMATEIGLTKQQILDNVSGYRQRADAGTRSDALEKMFERDKDELRSLGVPVETIGDAADPNDLREARYRIPQAEYDLPSDIDFTPAELAVLRLAGSVWSAESASGDAQSGVRKIRALGIDGDEPIIGFAPRITARDAAFGPLQEAIEKSRVVAFDYLKPGEDAPRRRRVQPLALVDYEARWHVFGIDIDAAGDRTFLLSRIVGDVTVTATTFDPVLRDGAGDRALAGLEEVASQNSALLEITPGTEASLRLGRRAVPAVQGIRVPFVDVHILADELASYGPEVRVVEPDELRDAVVSRLRAVAETHAEREVRR; via the coding sequence ATGGCCGCCCGTATTCCCGCCGAGGAGCGCCTGACGAATCTCGTCGTGGCTCTCATGGCGACGGAGATCGGGCTCACGAAGCAGCAGATCCTCGACAACGTCTCCGGGTACCGCCAGCGCGCGGATGCCGGAACGCGGTCGGATGCCCTCGAGAAGATGTTCGAGCGCGACAAGGACGAACTCCGCTCGCTCGGTGTGCCGGTCGAGACGATCGGCGACGCCGCAGACCCGAACGATCTGCGTGAGGCGCGCTACCGGATTCCGCAGGCGGAGTACGACCTGCCGAGCGACATCGACTTCACGCCCGCCGAACTCGCCGTGCTGCGTCTCGCGGGCAGCGTGTGGAGCGCGGAATCCGCATCGGGCGACGCGCAGTCCGGTGTTCGGAAGATCCGCGCCCTCGGGATCGACGGTGACGAGCCGATCATCGGGTTCGCGCCGCGCATCACGGCGCGGGATGCCGCGTTCGGTCCGCTCCAGGAGGCGATCGAGAAGAGCCGAGTCGTCGCTTTCGACTACCTGAAGCCGGGGGAGGATGCTCCTCGTCGTCGCCGGGTCCAGCCGCTCGCGCTGGTGGACTACGAGGCGCGCTGGCACGTGTTCGGCATCGACATCGACGCCGCGGGCGACCGTACGTTCCTGCTCAGCCGCATCGTCGGGGATGTGACGGTGACGGCGACGACCTTCGACCCCGTTCTGCGGGACGGAGCGGGTGACCGCGCGCTCGCGGGACTCGAGGAGGTGGCGTCCCAGAACTCCGCTCTGCTCGAGATCACTCCGGGTACCGAGGCGTCTCTGCGGCTCGGGCGGAGGGCGGTCCCGGCGGTCCAGGGCATCCGCGTCCCCTTCGTCGATGTCCACATCCTCGCCGACGAGCTCGCCTCGTACGGCCCAGAGGTCCGTGTGGTCGAGCCCGACGAGCTCCGCGACGCGGTGGTGTCGCGTCTCCGCGCGGTCGCCGAGACCCACGCCGAGCGGGAGGTCCGACGATGA
- a CDS encoding tRNA (adenine-N1)-methyltransferase: MTASGTHRPSGPFREGDRVQLTGPKGRLHTVTLREDGELHTHHGVLRHRDLIGLPDGSVAVNSSGHEYLALRPLLKDFAMSMPRGAAIVYPKDAAQIVMQADVFPGATVVEAGVGSGALSLSLLRAVGPAGRLVSFERREDFAEVARGNVATFFGEQPDTWSVVVGDLVEQLPSELPAGSVDRVVLDMLAPWECIDVVADALTPGGVVLCYIATATQLSRVAEYIRNTGLFTDPDASETMVRGWHVEGLAVRPDHRMVAHTGFLLTARRLAPGTVAPSVKRRASKSSYGDDDVEQWTPGAVGDREITDKNLRKRAREAARAAEGARIATASRESEHPTE, translated from the coding sequence ATGACCGCCTCCGGTACGCACCGTCCGAGCGGCCCGTTCCGCGAGGGCGACCGCGTCCAGCTCACGGGTCCCAAGGGCCGACTGCACACCGTCACCCTCCGGGAGGACGGCGAGCTGCACACCCACCACGGGGTGCTGCGCCACCGCGATCTCATCGGCCTGCCCGACGGATCGGTGGCCGTGAACAGCTCGGGCCACGAGTATCTCGCGCTGCGCCCGCTGCTGAAGGACTTCGCGATGTCGATGCCCCGTGGCGCGGCGATCGTCTATCCGAAGGATGCCGCCCAGATCGTCATGCAGGCCGATGTCTTCCCCGGAGCGACGGTGGTCGAGGCCGGAGTGGGATCGGGTGCCCTGTCGCTGTCGCTGCTTCGTGCGGTGGGGCCGGCGGGCAGGCTCGTATCGTTCGAGCGGCGAGAGGACTTCGCCGAAGTCGCCCGCGGCAACGTCGCGACGTTCTTCGGCGAGCAGCCGGACACCTGGAGCGTCGTCGTCGGCGATCTCGTCGAGCAGCTGCCCTCCGAGCTCCCCGCCGGATCCGTCGATCGCGTCGTGCTCGACATGCTGGCCCCGTGGGAGTGCATCGACGTCGTCGCCGACGCGCTCACGCCCGGGGGAGTGGTGCTCTGCTACATCGCGACCGCCACGCAGCTCTCGCGCGTCGCGGAGTACATCCGCAACACCGGACTGTTCACGGATCCGGACGCGTCGGAGACGATGGTGCGCGGCTGGCACGTCGAGGGCCTCGCGGTGCGTCCCGATCACCGGATGGTCGCGCACACCGGCTTCCTGCTGACCGCGCGTCGTCTGGCTCCGGGCACGGTCGCACCCTCCGTGAAGCGACGCGCCTCGAAGTCCAGCTACGGCGACGACGACGTGGAGCAGTGGACCCCCGGTGCCGTCGGCGATCGCGAGATCACCGACAAGAACCTGCGCAAGCGCGCCCGCGAGGCTGCGCGCGCCGCCGAGGGCGCGCGCATCGCGACGGCATCGCGCGAATCGGAGCACCCGACCGAATAG
- a CDS encoding HAD family hydrolase: MSTQPRAVLWDMDGTVVDTEPYWMAAETRLVESFGGTWTHEDALQLVGSGLIDSAIILQNAGVRMEAEAIVAHLTDEVQNLLRTEGVPFRPGARELLLDLKQAGITTALVTMSLRRMALSVVDLIDFPAFDLVVAGDDVDNPKPHPEPYLQAAALLDIDITEAIVIEDSPTGVRAGIASGAVTLGVPHIVPLDDLGAHELWPTLDGRTAHDLVDLLDRHSATTGATR; encoded by the coding sequence GTGAGCACACAGCCCCGCGCGGTCCTCTGGGACATGGATGGAACAGTCGTCGATACCGAGCCGTACTGGATGGCGGCCGAGACCCGGCTCGTCGAGTCCTTCGGCGGGACGTGGACGCACGAGGACGCGCTGCAGCTGGTCGGCAGCGGACTGATCGACAGCGCGATCATCCTGCAGAACGCGGGCGTGCGCATGGAGGCCGAGGCGATCGTCGCCCATCTGACCGATGAGGTGCAGAACCTTCTGCGCACCGAGGGAGTGCCCTTCCGCCCCGGCGCACGCGAGCTCCTGCTCGACCTGAAGCAGGCAGGGATCACGACCGCGCTCGTGACGATGTCGCTGCGACGGATGGCGCTGAGCGTCGTCGATCTCATCGACTTCCCGGCCTTCGATCTGGTCGTCGCCGGCGACGACGTCGACAACCCGAAGCCGCACCCGGAGCCGTACCTGCAGGCCGCCGCCCTGCTCGACATCGACATCACCGAAGCCATCGTGATCGAGGACTCGCCGACCGGTGTCCGTGCCGGGATCGCCTCCGGCGCCGTGACCCTCGGGGTCCCGCACATCGTGCCGCTCGACGACCTCGGTGCGCACGAGCTCTGGCCGACGCTCGACGGCCGCACCGCACACGACCTGGTCGACCTCCTCGACCGCCATTCCGCCACGACGGGAGCCACCCGATGA
- a CDS encoding PAC2 family protein — translation MDVLGSRIVIVAFDGWNDAGEAASGAVAALRATSEYDLVHTVDPELYFDYQYTRPSTQLDTEGRRRLKWPEATLWRPRDAGEGPEFWLLTGVEPARTWQSFAAEFIDVALRDDVSGFIMLGAMLADVPHSRPISIFAASQNEQAREELGLEKSLYEGPVGILSVIEHYAESAGIPTATLWASVPHYVANATPSPKVTLALLDRLEELTGVSVPRDALRTEAAAWEASIDAAAADDEEMTEYIRQLERTRDTWDSPEASGDAIAQEFEKYLRRRGDGPGDHKR, via the coding sequence ATGGATGTTCTCGGTTCGCGCATCGTGATCGTCGCCTTCGACGGCTGGAACGACGCGGGTGAAGCGGCCAGCGGCGCCGTCGCGGCCCTGCGCGCCACGAGCGAGTACGACCTCGTGCACACCGTCGACCCCGAGCTCTACTTCGACTACCAGTACACGCGTCCGTCGACCCAGCTCGACACCGAGGGTCGTCGGCGCCTGAAGTGGCCGGAAGCGACGCTGTGGCGTCCGCGCGACGCGGGCGAGGGGCCCGAGTTCTGGCTGCTCACCGGAGTCGAACCGGCTCGCACGTGGCAGTCTTTCGCCGCCGAGTTCATCGACGTCGCGCTGCGCGACGACGTGAGCGGCTTCATCATGCTCGGCGCGATGCTCGCCGATGTGCCGCACTCCCGGCCGATCTCGATCTTCGCGGCCAGCCAGAACGAGCAGGCGCGCGAGGAGCTCGGACTCGAGAAGTCCCTCTACGAGGGCCCCGTCGGCATCCTGAGCGTCATCGAGCACTACGCCGAGTCGGCCGGCATCCCGACGGCCACGCTGTGGGCGAGCGTGCCGCACTACGTCGCGAACGCGACGCCGTCGCCGAAGGTCACCCTCGCCCTGCTCGATCGCCTCGAAGAGCTCACCGGGGTGTCGGTGCCGCGCGATGCACTGCGCACGGAAGCCGCCGCGTGGGAGGCATCCATCGATGCGGCCGCGGCGGACGACGAGGAGATGACCGAGTACATCCGCCAGCTCGAGCGCACCCGCGACACATGGGACTCGCCGGAGGCATCGGGCGATGCGATCGCCCAGGAGTTCGAGAAGTACCTGCGTCGACGCGGTGACGGTCCGGGCGACCACAAGCGCTGA
- a CDS encoding undecaprenyl-diphosphate phosphatase: MHLFEALILGIVQGLTEFLPISSSAHLRIVGSFLPSGEDPGAAFTAITQIGTEAAVVVFFWRDIVRIVTQWFRSLVGKAPRTDPDARMGWMIIIGSIPIVILGLFFQDQIESVFRSLWVVAIMLIVFGILLGIADHVGAKKRTLNQLTYPHGVAYGFAQALALVPGVSRSGGTITMGLFLGYERAAAARYAFLLAIPAVFGSGFYQLAKSWNEPAFFSLGDTLAATGIAFVVALGVIAFFMSWISKRSFLPFVIYRILLGTVILVLLGTGAIAA, from the coding sequence ATGCATCTCTTCGAAGCGCTCATCCTCGGTATCGTCCAGGGGCTGACCGAGTTCCTGCCGATCTCCTCCAGCGCCCACCTGCGCATCGTCGGCTCGTTCCTGCCCTCGGGCGAGGACCCGGGTGCGGCGTTCACGGCGATCACCCAGATCGGCACCGAGGCGGCCGTGGTGGTGTTCTTCTGGCGCGACATCGTCCGCATCGTCACGCAGTGGTTCCGGTCGCTCGTCGGCAAGGCCCCGCGCACCGATCCCGACGCGCGGATGGGCTGGATGATCATCATCGGCAGCATCCCGATCGTCATCCTGGGCCTGTTCTTCCAGGATCAGATCGAGAGCGTGTTCCGCTCGCTCTGGGTGGTCGCGATCATGCTGATCGTGTTCGGCATCCTGCTCGGCATCGCCGATCATGTCGGAGCGAAGAAGCGCACGCTCAACCAGCTCACCTACCCGCACGGCGTCGCCTACGGATTCGCACAGGCCCTCGCCCTCGTCCCGGGCGTCTCGCGCTCGGGCGGCACGATCACGATGGGGCTCTTCCTCGGCTACGAGCGCGCCGCGGCGGCCCGCTACGCGTTCCTCCTGGCGATCCCCGCCGTCTTCGGCAGCGGCTTCTACCAGCTGGCGAAGAGCTGGAACGAACCGGCGTTCTTCTCGCTCGGCGACACGCTGGCGGCCACCGGTATCGCCTTCGTCGTCGCCCTCGGGGTCATCGCGTTCTTCATGAGCTGGATCTCGAAGCGCAGCTTCCTGCCGTTCGTGATCTACCGCATCCTGCTGGGCACGGTGATCCTGGTCCTGCTCGGCACCGGAGCGATCGCCGCCTGA